The Streptomyces sp. NBC_00162 sequence CCGGCGCGTGCAGTCACAAGAACATCCCAAAACACCAACTACCTAGATCAGATGCCCTCTAAGTGGGCGCGGCCTGTTCCTTTTCCGTGCTGTTGTGGATGCGGCCCGCATGGGTGGGGAGGAGTGCAACCATAGGCGACTGGTCCGCATAACAGCGCGGCGGACACGGTGCCCCATCGTCGGCTCCGGCAGGCATCAACTCCACGCGGAAAGATCGATATTCGCAGCTCAGCGCGGCCGGTCAAGATCAGATACAAATATCGTATGAACGACCTCCTGTGTCATTTCGGGTAGCCGTTACATTATTTCGGGTTAACTGTCACTATCTTCGACCGCGTTATCCGCGGTGACCGCATGCCCCACCCTATGGTCCCGGCATATTGACCTCTACCCCTACGAGGCGGTTAGTCCGGGAGGCTTGCATGAGTTCAGTTGAAGCCGTTCGCTTGGTGAGGCCGGCCGCACAAAATCGACAGACCCTAGAGCGACATCCCTGCGGATTGGTTGACTCGAGCCTGTTGCCGGTGCCGCCGTCGGATTTCGAGAAATATTCCTATGTCGACCGCCGCCTATGGGTGTTGACGGTTGCATCGCTGGCGAGTATCAGCTGCCTCGCCTTGAGCCAGTTTCGACTCTTCTCCTCGGCGCCACCGCTGCGATTCTTCTACCCGCTTATGGCATTCACTGTCCTCTACTACTCGATCTCGCTTTGGGTGAACCTGTTCAGCCGTGACTTCGATCTCTCACGCCATAAAAGGCTTGTGAGTGACTGGCGCCCCGATGTCTACCCGTCGGTCGACGTCTTCCTGCCCGTGTGCGGTGAGCCGGTCGAGATCCTGCACAACACCTGGACCCGCGTCCGTGCACTGGCAGCCCACTACCCGGGGGTCTGCGAGCCGTTCGTCCTGGATGACTCGGCCAGCCCTGAACTGCAGGCCATGGCAGCTGAGTTCGGATTCCGCTACGCCACCCGCACCAATCGGGGTTGGTTCAAGAAGGCCGGCAATCTGCACTTCGGGTTCGAGCGAACCCGCGGCACGTACATCCTTATTCTCGACGCCGATTTCGCCCCGCGCGCGGATCTGCTCCACGAACTCCTTCCGTATCTGGCGGAAGACGAGCGTCTCGCCATCGTCCAGTCCCCTCAGTACTTCCGTGTGCTGGACGCTCAGAACTGGATCGAACGGGGTGCCGGCGCCGTCCAGGAGCTCTTCTACCGGACTGTCCAAGTCTCCCGGCAGAGCAAGGACGGGGCGATCTGCGTCGGAAGCTGCGCCGTCTATCGGCGGGCGGCGCTGCATGAAAACGGCGGCACTACGCTCATCGAACACTCGGAGGATGTCCACACGGGCTTCGATCTGCGGAGTCTCGGGTGGGGCCTGCGCTACGTGCCGATCGCGCTGTCGACAGGTGTGTGCCCCGACGATGCGGAAGCCTTCTTCC is a genomic window containing:
- a CDS encoding glycosyltransferase family 2 protein: MSSVEAVRLVRPAAQNRQTLERHPCGLVDSSLLPVPPSDFEKYSYVDRRLWVLTVASLASISCLALSQFRLFSSAPPLRFFYPLMAFTVLYYSISLWVNLFSRDFDLSRHKRLVSDWRPDVYPSVDVFLPVCGEPVEILHNTWTRVRALAAHYPGVCEPFVLDDSASPELQAMAAEFGFRYATRTNRGWFKKAGNLHFGFERTRGTYILILDADFAPRADLLHELLPYLAEDERLAIVQSPQYFRVLDAQNWIERGAGAVQELFYRTVQVSRQSKDGAICVGSCAVYRRAALHENGGTTLIEHSEDVHTGFDLRSLGWGLRYVPIALSTGVCPDDAEAFFHQQYRWCAGSMSLLCSSKFWRARMRTSSRLCYLSGFLYYIHTALFTFVAPLIPIMLLLAFPEKPTAETLWLVLPSVLYTTTVFPLWHKVPYRLEAWAARMMYGWAHIFAIWDILRGRRVGWQATGSCGAKRSGTKRHRLGMWSWGGGTALVWVGAAAWRTLTLDPVDFVLLLSSGLFYAAVVARALLQPRAMGTP